The sequence CGCCGCAATTGGGATATGATCGCCCGCAGCCGGACCCGCCAGACCGAGAGCTGAATCTGCGCCAGCAAGCCCAAGGCCGACAATTACAGGCCCGACTGATGATTCGCTTGGCACGCTTTGTGCTGAGTGGCTCGATATGGTATGGTGCTCAGGTCACTCGGTCTCCTTGACCGGGTTGGGGAGAGAGAATGGGCTGGCAACATCTAGCCGCTGCCGTAACGCTGGTCACTGGCCTGAGCGGAGCGTCCGCCCAGGATATCCCCGGCGATATCCCTGAAGTCGAGATCATCACCCTAGAGGACGAGCGCTACCGGCGCATGACCGTCCCGGTGACAATCGGCGAAAACGGGCCCTTCCAGTTCATGATCGACACGGGTGCGCAAGCGACCGTCGTGTCGCGCGACCTGGCCGACCGCCTGCAATTGTTCGACCGCGACGAGGCGACGCTGGTCGGCATGGCCAGCCGCCGGCAGGTCGAGACGACACCGATCGAGAACGTGAGACTCGGGAGCCGGAACTTCTTCATCGAGAACGCCCCGGTGATCGAAGGCGAGCACATCGGTGGTGCCGATGGGATCCTCGGACTGGACAGCCTGCAGAACCAGCGTGTGTTGATCGACTTCATCAAGAAAGAGATGTCGGTTGCCGATGCCGCACAGCTCGGCGGCAACCGGGGCTTCGAGATTATCGTCAAAGCTCGCAGCAAGCTTGGCCAACTGATCATCACCAACGCGCGCCTCGATGGTATACCGGTGGCGGTGATCATCGACACCGGCGCCCAAGGGAGCATCGGGAACCCGGCTCTTCAGGCGCGCATGCGCCGCGGGCGGCACCTGGGCGAGACTGAGCTGACCGACATCAATGGTGTGGCACTTGCAGGCACGATCCGCGTCGCGGGCGAGCTCGACCTGGGAAGGGCCAAGCTCTCGAACCTGGCGGTCATGTACGCGGACTCGCCGTCGTTCCATTCGCTCGGCCTGAGTGACAAGCCGGCATTGGTGCTCGGCATGTCGGAGCTAAAGCTGTTCAGGCGCGTGGCGATCGACTTCCAAACCCGCCGCGTCCTGTTCGACATACCGCGCGGCTCATAGAGCCAATAGCATTTGTTCATTGCCGCGGGCCGTCAGTGGCCCCACCTGATGCGCGATGAATAATTCGAACACCGCATCGGGAAATAACGCTTCGGAAGCGGCAAAAGACTGGGCCGGCTGGAACACTGTCCGCCGTTTCCTCCCTTACCTATGGCCGAAAGACCGCCCCGACCTGCGCTGGCGGATCGGCTGGGCGGGCTTCTTCGTGCTCATTGCCAAGATCGTCGTGCTGACGCTGCCGTTTGCTTATGCCGGCGCGATCGACGCGATGGCCGCACGCGGCGATGAGGCCATGTGGGTCGCGCTCGGCCTGGTCACGGCTTACGCCGCCGGGCGCCTGGCGACGGTGATCTTCGACAACCTCCGCAACATCATTTTCGAACGCGTCGGCCAGGATGCCGTGCGCCAGCTGACCGAGGATGTGTTCGCGCGGCTCCACGGGCTGTCGCTGCGCTTCCATCTGAGCCGCCGTACCGGCGAGGTGACCAAGATCGTCGAACGCGGGTCGAAGAGCATCAATACGATGGTCTACTTCCTGCTCTTCAACATTGCCCCGACCGCGGTCGAGATGGTGGTCGTGGCGGCCATCTTCTACGTCAAGTTCGGCTGGGAAGTGGTGCTGGCGACGGCAGTAACGGTTGCTTCCTATATCTGGGTGACGCGCGCGATCACCGAGTGGCGTACCAAGCTGCGCATGCAGATGAACGACCTCGACGGGCTGGCGCTGGCCCGCGCGGTCGACTCGCTGCTGAACTACGAGACGGTCAAATACTTCGGCGCCGAGAAGCGCGAACTGGAACGCTTCGGTTCGGCCACGCGCGCCTATGCCGAGGCCGCGATCAAGAGCGAGAACTCGCTCGGCCTGCTCAACATTGCCCAGGCCGTCATCATGAACCTGATGATGGG comes from Altererythrobacter sp. Root672 and encodes:
- a CDS encoding aspartyl protease family protein, which translates into the protein MGWQHLAAAVTLVTGLSGASAQDIPGDIPEVEIITLEDERYRRMTVPVTIGENGPFQFMIDTGAQATVVSRDLADRLQLFDRDEATLVGMASRRQVETTPIENVRLGSRNFFIENAPVIEGEHIGGADGILGLDSLQNQRVLIDFIKKEMSVADAAQLGGNRGFEIIVKARSKLGQLIITNARLDGIPVAVIIDTGAQGSIGNPALQARMRRGRHLGETELTDINGVALAGTIRVAGELDLGRAKLSNLAVMYADSPSFHSLGLSDKPALVLGMSELKLFRRVAIDFQTRRVLFDIPRGS